DNA from Parageobacillus thermoglucosidasius:
AAAAAGAAGAGGAGGATAAAGTAGTGGAACGAATTCGTTTAGCAGAAGATTTAACATTTTCCCGCATCATTCAAGGATTATGGAGACTAGCGGAGTGGGATTATTCAAAAGAAGAGATATTAAGTTTCGTGGAATTTTGTCTCGAACAAGGGATAACGACGTTTGACCATGCGGATATTTACGGGAATTATACGTGTGAAGCGTTGTTTGGCGAAGCGCTGGCGTTAAAGCCAAGCTTGCGCGGACAAATCGAGATTGTGACAAAATGCGGGATTAAGCTTGCCTCGAAATACGGCTTGAAGCATTATGATACGAGTAAGGAGCATATTATCGCCTCCGTCCACCAATCGTTAAAAAATTTCCGCACCGATTACATCGATGTGCTGCTTATTCACCGTCCGGATCCGTTTATGAATCCGGAAGAAGTGGCCGAGGCGTTCACCCGGCTGAAAAAAGAAGGAAAAGTGCGCCATTTTGGCGTGTCCAATTTTAAACGTTCACAGTTTAACATGCTGCAATCGTATTTAGATTTTCCGCTTGTGACCAACCAGATAGAAGTATCAGCTTACTGTTTGGAAAATATCGAAGACGGTACGGTCGATTTATGTTTGGAAAAGCGGATTCCGCCGATGGTGTGGTCCCCGCTTGCCGGTGGAAAACTATTTACCGCGACGGACGACAGGGCGGTGCGCCTGCGCGCGGCGCTCGAACAAATTCGCAACAAACTTGGCGCCGAAACGATCGACGAAGTATTATACGCATGGCTGCTTGTGCATCCGGCGCGAATGATGCCGATTGTCGGTTCCGGCAAAAAAGAACGCATTATTCGTGCAGTGCGTGCGCTGAAGCTGCCGCTTCGCCGCGAGCAGTGGTTTGAAATTTTGCAAAGCTCGGTCGGCCATGAGGTGCCATAATCCACAACACGCAATAAGGAGAAGTCCGCAATGAAAGTGATTATTGCTGAAAAACCAGACCAAGGCGCAACGTTGGCGTCGATTTTTCAAACGAAAAAACATCAAGGCTATATCGAAATTTATCCGAATGAATTGTTTCCGAAAGGAGCGTACATGACGTGGGCGGTCGGGCATCTTTTTCAGCTCGTTCCGCCTGAATGGTACCGTCCGGAATGGAAGCAATGGAAGCTTGAGACGTTGCCGATCATTCCGGAGCGTTTTCAATATGAGGTAGAAAGAGCGAAAGCGAAGCAGTTCGCGATTGTGAAAGAACTGCTCCGCAAACCGGAAGTGACGGAAATTATCCATGCCGGCGACGCCGGAAGAGAAGGGGAGCTGATTGTCCGCAACATCATTCATATGAGCGGCGTAAAGAAGCCGATGAAGCGGCTTTGGCTTTCGTCATTGACGCCGAAGGCGATATACGAAGGCTTCCGCCAGCTCTTGGATGAAGCAGAAACAAGAAATTTATATGAAGAAGCGTACGCGCGCGCTTGCGCCGACTGGCTTGTCGGGATGAACGCCTCGCGCGTTTACAGCATTTTGCTAAAGCAAAAAGGAATGAATGATGTCTTTTCGGTCGGACGGGTGCAAACACCGACACTCGCGTTCATCGTAAAACGGGAAAAAGAGATTGAACAGTTTCGCCCCGAACCGTTTTGGGAAGTGGTGGCGGCGTTTGCCGTTAATGGCAAGCAGTATGAAGGGAAATGGACAAATGAAGAAGGAGAAACGCGGATCAAGGAGGAGCAGCTGGCGCAAAAAATCGCCCAGTTTTGCCGAAACAAGCTGGCAGAAATACATGAGGTAAAAACGGAACGAAAAACGTTTCTTCCGCCGCTATTATTTAATTTGTCCTCTTTGCAGGCAACAGCGAACAAGATGTACCAGTTTTCTCCGAAAAAGACGCTCGATATTTTGCAAAATTTGTATCAAAAAGGAATCGTGTCATATCCGCGTTCTGATTCGAACTATGTGACCAAAGGAGAGGCAGAAACGTTCCCGGATATTTTGCAAAAGTTGCGGGCGTTTTCGGACTATCAGCCGTTTTTTCCGCTGCCAAACGCGTTAATTTTACATAATAAACGTTATGTAAACGAAAAGAAAGTGACCGACCACTATGCGATCATCCCGACGGAGCAAGTAGTTGATCCTGCGAAGCTGCCAGCGGATGAGCGGAAAATTTACGATTTGATTGTGCGCCGCCTCATTGCCGCACATTACGAAGCGGCTGTGTTTGACTTTACGACTGTCATCACGCTTGTCGATGGGCGCGCCCGGTTTGTTTCGAAAGGAAAACAGCAAATCCAGGAAGGATGGCGGAAAGTCATCAGTCCGCGCGAAGACGATGATGGGGCGCTTCTTCCTTTGCTTCATGAGGGAGAACAAGGTGATGTGCTGAACGTTCGTGTCAAAGTGGGAAAAACCCAGCCGCCGAAACGGTATACGGAAGGCCAGCTGATTACCTTAATGAAAACAGCGGGGAAATTTTTAGATAATGAAGAATTAGAAAAAGTGCTGGCCAAAACGGAAGGTCTCGGCACGGAGGCGACGCGCGCGGCCATCATAACAACGCTGAAAGAGCGCAATTACATCGAAGTAAGGAAAAATCAAGTGTATGCGACTGACAAAGCGAAAGTGCTGATCGAAGCGATTGGCGACAAAATTTTGGCATCTCCGGAAATGACGGCGAAATGGGAACAGCGTTTAAGCGAAATCGGTGAAGGAAAAGCGTCGGCGGCGCAGTTTATGGAGCAAGTAAAAAAGCTGTCTGCAAAAATTGTCCAAGATGCTGTGGAAATGTCGGAAACATGGGACTTCGCCGGGCTCGACACGGCGTCGATTCAACGGACAACATCGAAAGCGGCGCTCGGAAAACCTGTTGGCCCTTGCAAGCTGTGCGGCGGCACGGTCATCGATAAAGGGGCGTTTTACGGCTGTGCCAATTATGCCAAAACGAAATGCCCGTTTGCGATTTCGAAAAAAATTCTCGGCAAGACGGTTTCGCGAGCAAATGTGAAAAAGCTGCTCGAGCACGGCCGAACGGGCGTCATTAAAGGATTTAAAAAAGAGGGAAAAACGTTTGATGCGGCGTTAGTGTGGGATGAAAAAGAGAAAAAAATCACGTTTTCGTTTGCGAAAAAATAATCTCCTTCCTCATGTCGAGGGGGAGATTATTTTTTCCATTAGCTGTTCCGGATGTCGCGGCGACTGAAAGCCAAACTGTTCATATAGCCCATGAGCGTTTTTTGTTGCCAGCAAAACGCGCTTTATGTTAGTGATGTCCGGGTGCTGCAATATACATTTTACCAGCCATTTGCCAAGCCCTTGCCCCCGAAATTCCTCGTCAATAAAGACATCGCACAAATAGGCAAACGTCGCCCCATCTGTAACCACCCGCGCCAATCCGATTTGTGTCTGTCCGTGAAATAATGAAAAGCATAAAGAATGTTTGAGCGACTTTATAATCGTTGCGCGATCCCGCGTATTCGCCCAATAAGAGCGGGCAAGAAATTCGCAGACACGGTCGACTTGCACAAGCGCTGGATCGGTCGAAAGCGTAAACGGGCCGTTTTTGTATTGGACGATTTGGAGCAAGTTTGTTGCTCCTTTCGTGTTTTTTCCTTTCCTCATTATATCGCAAAGCCAAAAAATAACAATAAGAATTTTACGAATAGAGGTAAAAATTATTCAATTACCATGTATGATGTGGACAAAATGGAGAAGAACAAATTCCGCATGATGGAGCAGTTGTTTCTTTTCGGGACGGGCGTTTATTAGTAAGCCGCCGCGCCTTGGAGTAAGTATATGGATGGCAAAGATGGCGGAGCTATTTCTTGTTCAAGCTTACTAATCGATCAGGATAGTTTGTAAACATTCCATCCACGCCTAATGATAATTGTTTTTGCATTTCTTCTTTCGTGTTTATCGTAAACGGATGAACAATGAGATGGCGTTCGTGGGCTTTTTGCACAAATTCCGGAGTAACGAGAGATAGCTCTGGCCCAACTCCTTCGGCATATTCGGCGGCTTGATCGAGCACGTCATCGAGGTTTTGTCCTTGGATCATGGCAGGACTGTACAGCTGGATAAGCGGAATGCCTTTAGGAACGATTTCTCGCAATTTTCGCAAACTCGCGGCGCTGAACGATTGGAAAATAACTTTTCCTGGCTGTAAATATCCGTTCTTTTTTAAAATATCCACCAGCTTTTCTTCCATGCCGGGGTAAACATTTGGAGCTTTTGTTTCAATGTATAAAGCGGCGTTCGCGTCTTTTTGTTTAATATAATCAATCGTTTCTTGCAGAGTAGG
Protein-coding regions in this window:
- a CDS encoding aldo/keto reductase, with translation MERIRLAEDLTFSRIIQGLWRLAEWDYSKEEILSFVEFCLEQGITTFDHADIYGNYTCEALFGEALALKPSLRGQIEIVTKCGIKLASKYGLKHYDTSKEHIIASVHQSLKNFRTDYIDVLLIHRPDPFMNPEEVAEAFTRLKKEGKVRHFGVSNFKRSQFNMLQSYLDFPLVTNQIEVSAYCLENIEDGTVDLCLEKRIPPMVWSPLAGGKLFTATDDRAVRLRAALEQIRNKLGAETIDEVLYAWLLVHPARMMPIVGSGKKERIIRAVRALKLPLRREQWFEILQSSVGHEVP
- a CDS encoding glycerophosphodiester phosphodiesterase — encoded protein: MKKLTIIGWPLSTILFSLLALYVFRDAAADKPDTQLFTPLPIVDHIGVIAHRGASGYAPEHTLTAYKKAIQMKADYIELDLHMTKDGELVAIHDATLSRTTNAEEVYPGRSPWRVKDFTLSEIKQLDAGSWFNDAYPEYAKKQYSNEKIPTLQETIDYIKQKDANAALYIETKAPNVYPGMEEKLVDILKKNGYLQPGKVIFQSFSAASLRKLREIVPKGIPLIQLYSPAMIQGQNLDDVLDQAAEYAEGVGPELSLVTPEFVQKAHERHLIVHPFTINTKEEMQKQLSLGVDGMFTNYPDRLVSLNKK
- a CDS encoding GNAT family N-acetyltransferase codes for the protein MLQIVQYKNGPFTLSTDPALVQVDRVCEFLARSYWANTRDRATIIKSLKHSLCFSLFHGQTQIGLARVVTDGATFAYLCDVFIDEEFRGQGLGKWLVKCILQHPDITNIKRVLLATKNAHGLYEQFGFQSPRHPEQLMEKIISPST
- a CDS encoding DNA topoisomerase III, yielding MKVIIAEKPDQGATLASIFQTKKHQGYIEIYPNELFPKGAYMTWAVGHLFQLVPPEWYRPEWKQWKLETLPIIPERFQYEVERAKAKQFAIVKELLRKPEVTEIIHAGDAGREGELIVRNIIHMSGVKKPMKRLWLSSLTPKAIYEGFRQLLDEAETRNLYEEAYARACADWLVGMNASRVYSILLKQKGMNDVFSVGRVQTPTLAFIVKREKEIEQFRPEPFWEVVAAFAVNGKQYEGKWTNEEGETRIKEEQLAQKIAQFCRNKLAEIHEVKTERKTFLPPLLFNLSSLQATANKMYQFSPKKTLDILQNLYQKGIVSYPRSDSNYVTKGEAETFPDILQKLRAFSDYQPFFPLPNALILHNKRYVNEKKVTDHYAIIPTEQVVDPAKLPADERKIYDLIVRRLIAAHYEAAVFDFTTVITLVDGRARFVSKGKQQIQEGWRKVISPREDDDGALLPLLHEGEQGDVLNVRVKVGKTQPPKRYTEGQLITLMKTAGKFLDNEELEKVLAKTEGLGTEATRAAIITTLKERNYIEVRKNQVYATDKAKVLIEAIGDKILASPEMTAKWEQRLSEIGEGKASAAQFMEQVKKLSAKIVQDAVEMSETWDFAGLDTASIQRTTSKAALGKPVGPCKLCGGTVIDKGAFYGCANYAKTKCPFAISKKILGKTVSRANVKKLLEHGRTGVIKGFKKEGKTFDAALVWDEKEKKITFSFAKK